A region from the Terriglobales bacterium genome encodes:
- a CDS encoding response regulator, with protein MALKILLADDSMTAQKLGVKILTEAGHEVIVVSNGAAAFKRIGEHKPDLLLLDVFMPGYSGPEVCEKIRAGGSTTPVLLTVGQMEHFNPADAERVKADGVIVKPFVAKDLEDLVAKIEQKLKAPPAAEPYPPTQKMEAHEFRDASYEEWKVTAEGHDDGEAEPAQARLEVPDHMASSSAFGDMLGEETPVPAPVRTTEVMTPPTQVMEEPLAEAQSTVSLEPAAEMAAAAEPEPETYVAPAPAHEIEFTSAPKAHEVPSDGKDPGLITDATEMASAFPTKFGIEGAEVVPVGVAADMPELYTDSQAPEEAPPETPVEAEVAPTTEFSAPETRRVTEEITAPAPVEADSGWSAPAETAAAEATAHSIEQEMQQAFANVPVDTQPPVEEPPPPPVEAARPAPAPAANVPDPLLAAAMQAAVAGGASPTITLDANTIANIVHRVTERMKPELINEIARELASEAERTRKP; from the coding sequence GTGGCGCTGAAGATTCTGCTTGCCGACGACAGCATGACCGCCCAGAAGCTGGGTGTGAAGATCCTGACCGAGGCCGGGCATGAGGTGATTGTCGTCAGCAACGGCGCCGCCGCCTTCAAGCGGATCGGCGAACATAAGCCCGACCTGCTGCTGCTGGACGTCTTCATGCCCGGCTATAGCGGACCGGAAGTGTGCGAGAAGATCCGCGCCGGAGGGTCCACCACTCCAGTGCTGCTCACTGTCGGTCAGATGGAGCACTTCAACCCCGCGGATGCCGAGCGGGTGAAGGCGGACGGCGTCATCGTCAAGCCCTTCGTCGCCAAGGACCTGGAAGACCTGGTGGCCAAGATCGAACAGAAGCTGAAGGCTCCGCCCGCCGCCGAACCCTACCCGCCCACCCAGAAGATGGAGGCGCATGAGTTCCGAGACGCTTCCTACGAAGAGTGGAAGGTCACTGCCGAGGGGCACGACGACGGCGAGGCCGAGCCGGCGCAGGCCAGGCTGGAGGTGCCGGACCATATGGCATCCTCGTCGGCCTTCGGCGACATGCTGGGCGAGGAGACCCCGGTGCCCGCACCCGTCCGCACCACCGAAGTAATGACCCCGCCGACCCAGGTGATGGAAGAGCCGCTGGCGGAGGCGCAGAGCACAGTCTCGCTGGAACCGGCTGCAGAGATGGCGGCCGCAGCCGAGCCCGAACCGGAGACCTACGTCGCCCCGGCGCCCGCACATGAGATCGAGTTCACCTCCGCGCCCAAAGCGCACGAGGTCCCGTCCGACGGCAAGGACCCGGGCCTGATCACCGACGCTACCGAGATGGCCAGCGCCTTCCCCACCAAGTTCGGGATCGAGGGCGCCGAAGTCGTCCCCGTGGGTGTGGCCGCGGACATGCCCGAGCTCTACACCGATTCGCAAGCGCCCGAGGAAGCGCCGCCGGAAACTCCGGTGGAAGCCGAGGTCGCCCCCACCACCGAGTTTTCGGCCCCGGAAACCCGCCGCGTCACGGAAGAGATCACGGCGCCGGCCCCGGTGGAAGCCGACTCCGGCTGGTCGGCTCCGGCGGAGACCGCCGCCGCCGAGGCCACCGCGCATTCGATCGAGCAGGAAATGCAGCAGGCCTTCGCCAACGTCCCGGTGGACACCCAGCCCCCGGTCGAGGAGCCGCCTCCTCCTCCGGTCGAGGCCGCCCGGCCCGCTCCCGCTCCGGCCGCGAATGTTCCCGACCCGCTGCTCGCAGCCGCCATGCAGGCCGCGGTGGCCGGGGGCGCCTCGCCCACCATCACTCTCGACGCCAACACCATCGCCAACATCGTCCACCGCGTCACCGAACGCATGAAGCCGGAACTCATCAACGAGATCGCGCGCGAACTGGCCTCGGAAGCCGAGCGCACCCGCAAGCCGTAA